The Amycolatopsis jiangsuensis nucleotide sequence AGGCGCTGGTGGCCCGCGCGGACGAGGTGCTGGCGGCACTCGACCGTGCCGAGGCCGAGCTCGACACCTACCGCAGCGCGCCCCGCGGCCGGGTGCGCATGGCGATCTTCCAGTCGGCCGGACTGATGCTGCTGCCCGGACTGCTGAGCCGGATCGCCCGGCACGACGGGCTGGACGTCGATGTGCGCGATGTGGACATGATCCCGCCGCAGGTACCCGGCCTGCTCGCCGACTACGACGTGGTGGTGGCGCACCGCGACGAGCACGCGGCGGAGTTCGGCTCGGAACGGCTGGAGGTGGTTCCGCTGCTGCGGGAACCCCTCGACGTGGCGCTGCCCTCGGATCACCGGCTGGCCCGCAGACGCCGGGTCGGGCTGGCCGATCTCGCTGACGAACGCTGGATTTCCGTGGACCACGGCTTCCCGGTCGACGACGTGCTGCGCTCGCTGACCGTGCGCACCGGTGTGCGCCCGCGGATCGTCCAGCGGATCAACGATTTCCGGATCACCGAACGGCTCGTCGCGGCCGGGCACGGCATTGCGCTGGTGCCCCGCTACACCATGGACACCCGGCGCGGCAGCGGACTCGTCGCCCGTCCGCTCGCCGGCATCCGTGCCGCCCGGCTGGTGGAAGTGGTGTGCCGCACCGGAGCGCTGAACCGGCCCGCGGTGGCGACGGTGATCGACGAAATGCGGGCCGAGGTCGCCGCGCTGACCGCCTGACCTGCCACCTCGGCTCGACGGGCTTGGTGCCGGTGAAGGGGGACCTTCAGGGACTTGGTCGTCCGTCAAGGCTCCTTCACGGCCCGGGAGTGATCAGACGGCGTGGCTGCGCAGGTGCGTGATCGCGATCCGCAGCACGTCCTCGAGCGGGGTCGACTCGCCGCGGATGTGGGCGAGCAGGAGGCCACCCTGCAGACAGGCCATGGTGGCCTGTGCCAGCCGCGCGGGATCCGCGTCGGCGCGGAGCAAGCCGTTGTCCCGCAAGGTTTTCAGGCCGCGTTCCAGATAGGATTCCCATTCCCGGTACGCGCGGTCCAGCAGGGTGCGCACGCGGGGGTGGTCGCCCAGCTCGCCGGCCAGGTTGCCGAGCGGGCAGGGGATCGGACCGTCCGGTCCGCGGTGCAGGCCCAGCAGTTCCTCGGCCCAGCGGTCGAAATCGGCCCACGACGCGAGGCCGCGGATGGCGGGCTGGTTGCCGAGGATCTGTTCCAGGTACCGGTCGATCACCGCCTCGACCAGCTGATCCTTGTTCTTGAAGTAGTGATACATCTGGGACTTCCCGGCACCGCTGGCGGTGAGCACCCTGTCCAGGCTGGTGCCCGCCACCCCGTTGCGGTACATCAGGTCCGCGGCCGCGTCGACGATTGCCTCGCGCGAGCGCCGTCCGCGATCGGTGACCGCCGCCGTACTGTGCGCCTCCATGTACTGAATAGTACATTCCCGCAGGTCAGAACGGCTGGTGAAAATCTGTACCGGATAGTACAGTCGAAGTCGCTGTACTGATCGGTACAAAAGGAGATCCGGTGAGCACCACACTCGAGAACGAGCTGAACGACCTGCGGACCCAGAGCAAGGAGAAGCTGCCGCCCGCCGTCTCGGCGGTTTTCGCGGCTGACGCCGAGCGGACCGAAAAGACCGTGGAGCGCGACAAGTTCGCCCAGGTCGGCGCCACGGTCGGCGAATTCACGCTGCCGGACGCGAACGGCGGCGAGACGTCGTTGTCCGAGCTGGTCGCCGACGGTCCGGCGGTGCTCGTGTTCTACCGCGGCGCCTGGTGCCCGTACTGCAACGTCGCGCTGCGTGCTTACCAGCGCGACCTGCTGCCCGAGCTGAACCGCCGCGGCGTCCGGCTGGCCGCGATCAGCCCGCAGATTCCCGACGGGTCGTTGTCGGCGAAGGAGGCGAACGGGCTGGAGTACTCCGTGCTTTCCGACGTCGGCAACATCGTCGCGCGGGGGCTCGGCATCACCTTCCGCACGTCCGACGAGGTGCGCGAGGCGCAGTCCAGCC carries:
- a CDS encoding TetR/AcrR family transcriptional regulator, whose amino-acid sequence is MEAHSTAAVTDRGRRSREAIVDAAADLMYRNGVAGTSLDRVLTASGAGKSQMYHYFKNKDQLVEAVIDRYLEQILGNQPAIRGLASWADFDRWAEELLGLHRGPDGPIPCPLGNLAGELGDHPRVRTLLDRAYREWESYLERGLKTLRDNGLLRADADPARLAQATMACLQGGLLLAHIRGESTPLEDVLRIAITHLRSHAV
- a CDS encoding LysR family transcriptional regulator, with the protein product MDVGRLRTLREFADRGSVTAAARALHCTPSAVSQQLRALQDEIGVAITEPAGRGLRLTDAGQALVARADEVLAALDRAEAELDTYRSAPRGRVRMAIFQSAGLMLLPGLLSRIARHDGLDVDVRDVDMIPPQVPGLLADYDVVVAHRDEHAAEFGSERLEVVPLLREPLDVALPSDHRLARRRRVGLADLADERWISVDHGFPVDDVLRSLTVRTGVRPRIVQRINDFRITERLVAAGHGIALVPRYTMDTRRGSGLVARPLAGIRAARLVEVVCRTGALNRPAVATVIDEMRAEVAALTA
- a CDS encoding peroxiredoxin-like family protein; protein product: MSTTLENELNDLRTQSKEKLPPAVSAVFAADAERTEKTVERDKFAQVGATVGEFTLPDANGGETSLSELVADGPAVLVFYRGAWCPYCNVALRAYQRDLLPELNRRGVRLAAISPQIPDGSLSAKEANGLEYSVLSDVGNIVARGLGITFRTSDEVREAQSSLGLDLGVQNGTGEWELPHPAVAVVAADRTIQFLDVHPDYTTRTDPAQVLAALDER